Proteins from one Desulfonema limicola genomic window:
- the rplK gene encoding 50S ribosomal protein L11, which translates to MAKKVIAQIKLQVVAGKANPSPPIGPALGQHGVNIMDFCKAFNARTVNEEGMIIPVVITVYQDRTFTFITKTPPASVLLKKAAKIAKGAGDPKRDRVGKVTRTQVEEIATLKMPDLNANDLDAACKIIQGTARSMGIEVVA; encoded by the coding sequence ATGGCAAAAAAAGTAATTGCGCAAATAAAATTACAGGTTGTGGCTGGAAAAGCTAATCCATCTCCTCCCATAGGCCCTGCCTTGGGGCAGCATGGTGTTAATATAATGGATTTTTGTAAAGCTTTTAACGCCAGGACTGTAAATGAAGAAGGCATGATTATACCCGTTGTTATCACAGTTTATCAGGATCGGACATTTACTTTTATAACTAAAACGCCGCCTGCCTCCGTTCTTTTGAAAAAAGCAGCGAAAATTGCCAAAGGAGCCGGAGATCCCAAACGTGACAGGGTTGGCAAGGTAACCCGCACTCAAGTGGAAGAAATTGCTACTCTTAAGATGCCGGACTTGAATGCAAATGATCTGGATGCTGCCTGTAAAATTATACAAGGCACTGCAAGGAGCATGGGAATAGAAGTTGTTGCCTAA
- the tuf gene encoding elongation factor Tu, with protein MAKQKFERSKPHVNVGTIGHIDHGKTTLTAAITKMNGLRGRANFIAFDQIDKAPEEKERGITIATAHVEYETENRHYAHVDCPGHADYIKNMITGAAQMDGAILVVGADDGPMPQTREHILLARQVGVPRIVVFLNKCDMVDDEELIELVELELRELLDKYEFPGDDTPIIRGSALKALESDDADSEDAKCIFELMDAIDSFIPEPERDIDKPFLMPIEDVFSISGRGTVVTGRVDRGIIHVNDPVEIVGIRPTAKTVCTGVEMFRKLLDEGRAGDNVGLLLRGTKRDEVERGQVIAVPGSITPHTKFEAEVYILSKEEGGRHTPFFNGYRPQFYFRTTDVTGILNLPEGVEMIMPGDNVKITAELITPIAMEKELRFAIREGGRTVGAGVVSEIIE; from the coding sequence ATGGCGAAGCAAAAGTTTGAGCGAAGCAAACCTCATGTTAATGTTGGAACCATTGGTCACATTGATCACGGCAAGACCACTCTTACTGCAGCGATTACCAAGATGAACGGTCTGAGAGGGCGTGCGAATTTTATTGCCTTTGATCAGATTGATAAAGCTCCCGAAGAAAAAGAGCGTGGGATTACCATTGCCACAGCCCATGTGGAGTATGAAACGGAAAATCGTCACTATGCCCATGTGGATTGCCCCGGCCATGCTGACTATATTAAAAACATGATTACAGGGGCAGCTCAGATGGACGGAGCTATCCTGGTTGTAGGTGCTGATGACGGTCCCATGCCCCAAACCCGTGAACATATTCTTTTGGCCCGTCAGGTTGGCGTTCCTCGTATTGTTGTATTTCTCAATAAGTGCGATATGGTGGATGACGAGGAGCTTATTGAACTGGTTGAACTTGAATTGAGAGAACTTCTGGATAAATATGAATTTCCAGGAGATGATACGCCTATTATCAGAGGAAGTGCTTTAAAAGCTCTTGAGAGTGATGATGCTGATTCCGAAGATGCCAAATGTATATTTGAACTCATGGATGCTATTGACAGTTTTATTCCGGAACCTGAACGTGACATAGACAAACCTTTTCTTATGCCTATTGAAGATGTTTTCAGTATTTCAGGAAGGGGAACTGTTGTTACTGGAAGGGTTGACCGGGGAATTATCCATGTTAATGATCCTGTTGAAATTGTTGGTATTCGTCCTACTGCCAAGACAGTTTGTACTGGTGTTGAGATGTTTCGCAAGCTTCTGGATGAAGGCCGGGCAGGAGATAATGTTGGACTGCTTCTTCGGGGTACCAAAAGAGATGAGGTTGAGCGCGGCCAGGTAATTGCCGTTCCAGGCAGTATCACTCCTCATACCAAATTTGAAGCTGAAGTTTATATCTTGAGCAAAGAGGAAGGCGGGCGCCACACTCCATTTTTTAATGGTTATCGTCCCCAGTTTTATTTCAGAACAACAGACGTTACCGGTATTTTAAATCTGCCTGAAGGTGTTGAAATGATTATGCCTGGTGATAATGTTAAGATTACTGCTGAACTGATTACTCCTATTGCTATGGAAAAAGAACTTCGTTTTGCAATTCGTGAAGGCGGAAGAACTGTTGGTGCTGGTGTTGTCAGTGAAATTATTGAGTAA
- the secE gene encoding preprotein translocase subunit SecE, with protein sequence MGRLLRKRKTVNKKKQGDDPPLMVKDADNKDPRPPASTPADTYKQQNQPRKKPSVSFNKDGYIEKTLQYLREVKAELKKVTWPSRQQTAGSTVVVIVIVMIISVFLGIADMSLSGLIRLVFQ encoded by the coding sequence ATGGGACGGTTACTCAGAAAAAGAAAAACAGTAAACAAAAAGAAACAGGGTGATGATCCCCCTTTAATGGTTAAAGATGCTGATAACAAAGATCCCCGGCCCCCGGCCAGTACGCCTGCTGATACATATAAACAGCAGAATCAGCCTCGAAAAAAACCATCTGTAAGTTTTAATAAAGATGGCTATATAGAAAAAACTTTGCAGTATTTAAGGGAAGTAAAGGCAGAATTAAAAAAGGTTACCTGGCCTTCCCGTCAGCAGACTGCTGGTTCTACTGTAGTCGTCATTGTTATAGTAATGATTATATCGGTTTTTCTGGGGATCGCAGATATGAGTCTGTCCGGTTTGATTCGTCTGGTTTTTCAATAA
- the rplA gene encoding 50S ribosomal protein L1, translating to MPKRGKKYLEAKKKVNPENLLGFTEAVQKAIDSSYAKFDETFDIAVRLGVDPRHADQMVRGTVVLPNGIGKDVRVLVFAKGEKEKEALDAGADYAGGDDIVEKIKEGWFDFDKAVATPDMMGTVGKIGRILGPRGLMPNAKTGTVTFDVGKAVQELKAGKIDFRVEKAGIVHAPMGKVSFGVEKIVQNVTAFIETVMRLKPSSSKGAYLKSIAVSTSMGPGFKVDTATIKDLIK from the coding sequence ATGCCTAAGCGGGGTAAAAAATATTTAGAAGCTAAAAAGAAAGTAAATCCTGAGAATTTACTTGGGTTTACTGAAGCTGTTCAAAAGGCAATAGATTCGTCTTATGCCAAATTTGATGAAACCTTTGATATTGCTGTTCGTCTTGGCGTTGATCCAAGACATGCAGATCAAATGGTTCGCGGAACAGTGGTACTGCCCAATGGAATTGGAAAAGATGTCCGGGTTCTTGTTTTTGCCAAAGGTGAAAAAGAAAAAGAAGCTTTGGATGCCGGAGCAGATTATGCTGGAGGCGATGATATTGTTGAAAAAATCAAAGAAGGGTGGTTTGATTTTGATAAGGCAGTTGCTACACCGGACATGATGGGAACTGTAGGGAAAATCGGCCGGATTCTTGGACCAAGAGGGCTGATGCCTAATGCAAAAACAGGAACAGTTACATTTGATGTTGGAAAAGCAGTGCAGGAATTGAAAGCCGGTAAAATAGATTTTCGTGTTGAAAAAGCTGGTATTGTACATGCGCCAATGGGAAAAGTATCTTTTGGAGTTGAAAAGATTGTTCAAAATGTAACTGCGTTTATTGAAACTGTGATGCGTCTAAAACCTTCTTCAAGTAAAGGTGCCTATCTTAAAAGCATTGCTGTTTCCACATCCATGGGTCCTGGATTTAAGGTTGATACAGCCACTATTAAGGATTTGATTAAATAG
- the rplL gene encoding 50S ribosomal protein L7/L12 produces the protein MTKDDVIEFIANMSVLELSELVKELEDKFGVSAAAPVAMMAAGTEAAAAVEEKTEFDVVLVAAGDKKIQVIKEVRAITGLGLKEAKALVDEAPKPVKEGIAKDEAEKIKEQLEGAGAQVEVK, from the coding sequence ATTACAAAAGACGATGTAATTGAATTTATAGCAAATATGTCAGTTTTGGAGCTTTCCGAACTGGTTAAGGAGCTTGAAGATAAATTTGGAGTATCAGCAGCAGCACCGGTTGCCATGATGGCAGCAGGTACTGAGGCTGCAGCAGCAGTAGAAGAAAAAACCGAATTTGATGTTGTCCTGGTTGCTGCTGGAGATAAAAAGATACAGGTTATTAAAGAAGTCCGTGCTATTACCGGTCTGGGACTGAAAGAAGCAAAAGCTCTGGTTGACGAAGCTCCCAAGCCTGTTAAAGAAGGTATTGCCAAGGACGAAGCTGAGAAAATTAAAGAACAGCTTGAAGGTGCCGGGGCACAGGTTGAGGTTAAGTAA
- the rpmG gene encoding 50S ribosomal protein L33, with translation MRVNIILSCTVCKQKNYTTKKNKRTTPDKLEFKKYCRFCQKHTPHKEGK, from the coding sequence TTGAGAGTAAATATCATTCTATCTTGCACTGTGTGCAAGCAGAAAAATTATACAACAAAAAAGAATAAGCGGACAACGCCTGATAAGCTGGAATTTAAAAAATATTGCAGATTTTGCCAAAAGCATACACCTCATAAAGAGGGTAAGTAA
- the rpoB gene encoding DNA-directed RNA polymerase subunit beta, with product MSGKPLKGKRIRKNFGKIRKIIDIPDLIGMQRGSYSRFLQLDVPPEKREDIGLQAVFKSVFPIKDFTGSASLEFVSYRFAEIKHSVEECIQRGMTYELPVRITVRLVVYDVDKETGISNIRDIKEQEIYFGTIPLMTEKGTFIVNGTERVVVSQLHRSSGVFFDHDKGKTHSSGKVIYSSRIIPVRGSWIDMEVDPKDIVHIRIDRRRKFPVTLLFKSFGYTTEDLLAYFYDVEKILIRGNSFFKVFKDKLFKGRRATQDIVDIVTGEVIVKKGRLFTQKAIRQIKAAGMDVIPIGLEDVLGSTFAHPVLDSETGEVIAKANDQIDENLLARIIELGITEFDLLFIDGVTSSDSIRKTLLLDKVDTKEEALIEIYRRLRPGNPATPEVAQDFIDHLFFKSAYYDLSGVGRMKINLRLGVDTPVDVRTLRKEDILLTTRTLVELRDTQGVVDDIDHLGNRRVRAVGELLENQYRIGLVRMERAIKERMSLQEVDALMPHDLVNPKPVSAVVKEFFGTSQLSQFMDQTNPLSETTHKRRLSALGPGGLTRERAGFEVRDVHPSHYGRICPIETPEGPNIGLIVSLSTYARVNDYGFIETPYRIVENVTVSDKVRFLSAFEEKDHPIAQANAPVNEKGEYINPKVTSRVMGEFEMVDRENIELMDISPNQLVSVSASLIPFLENDDANRALMGSNMQRQAVPLMESRAPLVGTGIEGVVAKDSGVTIVARRDATVVDVDASRILLKYKFTEPTEEKLVAPINLLKFVRSNQNTCFNQRPIVKKGQEVKAGEIIADGPATENGELALGKNVMVAFMPWGGYNFEDSILVSERLVRDGVYTSVHIEEFELVARDTKLGKEEITRDIPNVGDEALKDLDDSGIVRLGAEVSSGDILVGKVTPKGETQLSPEEKLLRAIFGEKAGDVKDTSLRVPPGVEGIVIDAKVFSRRGIDKDERTRWIEDEEIACFEKDKDDELYVLEITVRERLEELLAGQKCLVSLKKHKNIIIPKDIIITREQIAGIKPISDLEGISLENSDITDQVNELLDIYKIQCEQCRAAFEHKVSRFEKGDDLPPGVIKMVKIYVAMKRKLSVGDKMAGRHGNKGVVSRILPQEDMPYFEDGTPVDMVLNPLGVPSRMNVGQILEIHLGRAARGLGDQIRNLLEQKKYHDLRQKLIAIFGKPTDQLRSPAPGPKVPDFETMDDESLAEYAAYYKEGVHMATPVFDGAKEDEIRSLLAEAGLSITAQATLYDGRTGEAFKGDITVGAMYMLKLHHLVDDKIHARSIGPYSLVTQQPLGGKAQFGGQRLGEMEVWAMEAYGSAYALQEFLTVKSDDMAGRTRMYEKIVKGQNVLEPGIPESFKVLTKELQSLGLDITLMENQD from the coding sequence ATGTCAGGAAAGCCTTTGAAAGGTAAACGCATAAGAAAAAATTTTGGCAAAATACGGAAGATCATTGATATTCCTGATCTTATTGGAATGCAAAGAGGCTCCTATAGCCGTTTCTTACAACTGGATGTTCCTCCGGAAAAACGTGAAGATATCGGTCTTCAGGCCGTGTTCAAATCCGTCTTTCCCATAAAAGATTTTACAGGAAGTGCCTCTCTTGAGTTTGTTTCTTACAGATTTGCAGAAATAAAACACAGTGTGGAAGAGTGCATACAGCGGGGCATGACATATGAACTGCCTGTGCGTATAACTGTCAGGCTGGTTGTTTATGATGTAGACAAGGAAACAGGTATCTCAAATATAAGAGATATTAAGGAACAGGAAATTTATTTTGGAACCATCCCTTTAATGACTGAAAAAGGAACTTTTATAGTCAATGGCACTGAAAGGGTTGTTGTAAGCCAGCTTCATCGTTCTTCAGGTGTATTTTTTGATCATGACAAAGGAAAAACCCACTCCAGCGGGAAAGTAATTTATTCCTCCAGAATTATACCGGTTCGCGGGTCATGGATAGATATGGAGGTTGACCCCAAAGATATTGTACACATCCGCATAGACCGCCGCAGGAAATTTCCGGTTACACTTTTATTTAAATCCTTTGGATATACTACTGAGGATCTTCTGGCATATTTTTATGATGTTGAAAAGATACTTATCAGGGGTAATTCTTTTTTTAAAGTATTCAAAGATAAATTGTTTAAAGGCCGCAGAGCTACTCAAGATATTGTAGATATTGTAACAGGTGAAGTGATAGTTAAAAAAGGCCGCCTTTTTACACAAAAAGCAATTCGTCAGATAAAAGCTGCTGGCATGGATGTGATTCCTATTGGTCTTGAAGATGTTTTAGGCAGCACCTTTGCTCATCCTGTACTTGATAGCGAGACAGGTGAAGTAATTGCAAAAGCAAACGATCAGATAGATGAAAATCTTTTAGCCAGGATAATTGAACTTGGAATTACAGAATTTGATCTGCTTTTTATAGATGGTGTTACTTCCAGTGATTCTATTCGGAAAACACTGCTGCTTGATAAGGTTGATACAAAAGAGGAAGCCTTAATTGAGATATATCGCCGCCTTCGTCCGGGTAATCCTGCTACTCCTGAAGTTGCTCAGGATTTTATAGATCATTTATTTTTTAAATCTGCCTATTATGATCTGTCAGGCGTTGGACGTATGAAAATTAATCTGCGTCTTGGAGTTGATACTCCTGTGGATGTCAGGACTCTGCGGAAAGAAGATATTCTTCTTACAACCAGGACCTTAGTTGAGTTAAGGGATACTCAGGGCGTAGTTGATGATATTGATCATTTAGGCAATCGGCGTGTAAGGGCTGTTGGAGAACTGCTGGAAAATCAGTACAGGATTGGGCTTGTAAGAATGGAAAGAGCAATAAAAGAACGTATGAGTCTTCAGGAAGTAGATGCTCTTATGCCCCATGACCTGGTTAATCCCAAGCCTGTATCTGCTGTTGTCAAAGAGTTTTTTGGAACAAGTCAGCTGTCTCAGTTCATGGATCAGACAAATCCTTTATCTGAAACTACCCATAAGAGACGGCTCTCTGCTTTGGGGCCTGGAGGCCTGACCCGTGAAAGAGCTGGTTTTGAGGTGAGGGATGTTCACCCTTCCCATTACGGGAGAATATGTCCTATTGAAACACCTGAAGGGCCTAATATCGGACTAATTGTTTCTCTAAGTACTTATGCCCGGGTTAATGATTATGGTTTTATAGAAACTCCGTACAGAATTGTTGAAAATGTTACAGTTTCAGACAAAGTCCGCTTTTTAAGTGCTTTTGAAGAAAAAGACCATCCTATTGCCCAGGCTAATGCACCTGTAAATGAAAAAGGAGAATATATTAATCCCAAGGTAACATCACGGGTTATGGGTGAGTTTGAGATGGTGGATCGTGAAAATATCGAACTCATGGATATTTCTCCCAACCAGCTGGTAAGTGTATCTGCGTCTTTGATTCCTTTTCTGGAAAATGATGATGCCAACCGTGCTCTTATGGGATCCAATATGCAGCGTCAGGCTGTGCCTCTTATGGAAAGCAGGGCACCTCTTGTAGGAACCGGCATTGAAGGGGTTGTAGCTAAGGATTCAGGGGTTACAATTGTAGCCAGGCGGGATGCAACTGTGGTGGATGTTGATGCTTCCCGCATACTGCTGAAATATAAATTTACAGAGCCAACTGAAGAAAAACTGGTTGCACCTATTAATTTGTTAAAATTCGTAAGATCAAATCAAAATACCTGTTTTAATCAACGGCCTATTGTAAAAAAAGGTCAGGAAGTAAAGGCAGGAGAGATTATTGCAGACGGCCCTGCTACTGAAAATGGAGAACTGGCTCTTGGCAAAAATGTCATGGTGGCTTTTATGCCCTGGGGAGGGTATAATTTTGAAGATTCAATCCTGGTAAGTGAACGCCTGGTTCGTGATGGAGTTTATACATCTGTGCATATTGAAGAATTTGAGCTTGTTGCCAGGGATACCAAACTGGGTAAAGAGGAAATTACAAGAGATATACCAAATGTTGGGGATGAGGCTCTTAAGGATTTGGATGATTCAGGTATAGTACGTCTTGGAGCAGAAGTCAGCTCAGGTGATATTCTTGTGGGCAAGGTTACTCCAAAGGGTGAAACCCAGCTTTCCCCTGAAGAAAAGCTTCTTCGTGCAATATTTGGTGAAAAAGCAGGAGATGTAAAAGATACCTCTCTTAGAGTGCCGCCTGGGGTTGAAGGTATTGTTATAGATGCCAAGGTTTTCAGCCGAAGGGGTATTGACAAGGATGAACGGACCAGATGGATTGAAGATGAAGAGATTGCCTGTTTTGAAAAAGATAAAGACGATGAATTATATGTATTGGAAATAACTGTTCGTGAACGTTTAGAAGAATTGCTGGCAGGTCAGAAATGTCTGGTATCTTTAAAAAAACATAAAAACATTATTATTCCAAAAGATATTATAATTACAAGGGAGCAGATTGCAGGCATAAAACCAATCTCTGATCTGGAAGGTATTTCTCTGGAGAATTCTGATATAACAGACCAGGTAAATGAATTGCTGGATATTTACAAAATTCAGTGCGAGCAGTGCCGTGCAGCTTTTGAACACAAGGTCAGCCGGTTTGAAAAAGGGGATGATTTGCCGCCAGGCGTAATTAAGATGGTTAAGATATATGTAGCCATGAAAAGAAAACTTTCTGTTGGAGATAAAATGGCTGGCCGTCATGGAAATAAAGGTGTTGTATCCAGAATTCTGCCCCAGGAAGATATGCCGTATTTTGAAGACGGGACTCCTGTGGATATGGTTCTTAATCCTTTGGGGGTGCCTTCACGCATGAATGTGGGCCAGATACTGGAAATTCATCTGGGACGTGCTGCCAGAGGCTTGGGAGACCAGATACGCAACCTGCTTGAACAAAAAAAATATCATGATCTCAGGCAAAAACTAATTGCTATTTTTGGCAAGCCTACAGATCAGCTTCGATCTCCTGCTCCGGGTCCAAAGGTGCCTGACTTTGAAACCATGGATGATGAAAGTCTTGCTGAATATGCAGCGTATTATAAAGAAGGGGTTCATATGGCTACACCTGTTTTTGACGGGGCTAAGGAAGATGAGATTCGCAGCCTGCTTGCTGAAGCTGGACTCAGCATTACGGCCCAGGCAACATTGTATGACGGCAGAACAGGCGAAGCTTTTAAGGGGGATATTACTGTAGGGGCTATGTATATGTTAAAACTTCACCACCTTGTTGATGATAAAATACATGCCCGTTCTATTGGTCCCTATTCTCTTGTTACACAGCAGCCACTGGGAGGTAAAGCCCAGTTTGGAGGCCAGCGTCTGGGAGAAATGGAAGTGTGGGCTATGGAAGCTTATGGTTCTGCATATGCCCTGCAAGAATTTTTAACTGTAAAATCTGATGATATGGCCGGAAGGACCCGAATGTACGAGAAGATTGTTAAAGGGCAGAATGTCCTGGAGCCGGGCATACCCGAATCCTTTAAGGTCTTGACAAAAGAACTCCAGAGTCTGGGACTGGATATTACCCTTATGGAAAATCAAGACTGA
- the nusG gene encoding transcription termination/antitermination protein NusG, which translates to MALKWYIVHVYSGFENKVKMALEERIVSFSQADKFGEILVPTEQIVELVKGKRKTSSRKFYPGYILVQMELNDETWHIVNNTDKVSGFLGGREKPTPISDEEAAQILNRMEAGKLAPKPKYFFEAGDDVRVIDGPFTNFNGTVEDVNPEKGKIKVLVSIFGRSTPVELEFVQVTKL; encoded by the coding sequence ATGGCACTAAAATGGTACATAGTCCATGTTTATTCAGGGTTTGAAAATAAAGTAAAAATGGCTCTGGAAGAACGGATTGTTTCTTTTTCTCAAGCTGATAAATTTGGTGAGATACTTGTGCCAACCGAGCAGATTGTTGAACTTGTAAAAGGAAAAAGAAAAACATCGTCTAGAAAGTTTTATCCGGGTTATATACTGGTTCAGATGGAATTGAACGATGAAACATGGCACATTGTGAACAATACTGATAAGGTAAGCGGATTCCTCGGAGGGCGGGAGAAACCTACACCTATTTCCGATGAAGAAGCAGCTCAAATATTGAACCGGATGGAAGCTGGAAAGCTCGCACCTAAGCCCAAGTACTTTTTTGAAGCTGGAGATGATGTTCGGGTTATTGACGGGCCCTTTACAAATTTTAATGGTACTGTTGAAGATGTGAATCCGGAAAAAGGCAAAATAAAGGTTTTGGTCAGCATATTCGGACGTTCAACTCCTGTGGAACTAGAGTTCGTACAGGTTACAAAACTATAA
- the rplJ gene encoding 50S ribosomal protein L10, which translates to MRLDKKKSIVEELHEKFSRSKVVIITDYKGLDVAAVNSLRRKLRDVDVEYKVVKNTLLVRASEDTDAALIKESFKGPSAVALSYDDPVAPAKVLSDFAKENEKLEIKIGVMEGKILDISAIKALSSLPSREVLLAQVLSAMNGVPTALVGVLSALPRQLLNVLQAIKDQKEAA; encoded by the coding sequence ATGAGGCTGGATAAAAAAAAATCCATAGTTGAAGAACTGCATGAGAAATTTTCCAGGTCCAAGGTAGTTATTATTACTGATTATAAAGGGCTTGATGTTGCAGCAGTTAATTCATTGCGCAGAAAACTCAGGGATGTTGATGTTGAATACAAGGTAGTTAAAAATACGCTTCTTGTAAGAGCTTCGGAAGATACTGATGCTGCTTTAATAAAAGAGAGTTTTAAGGGACCAAGTGCTGTTGCGCTTAGTTATGACGATCCTGTTGCACCTGCAAAAGTATTGAGTGATTTTGCAAAAGAGAATGAAAAACTTGAGATTAAAATCGGTGTCATGGAAGGGAAAATTCTGGATATAAGCGCTATCAAGGCTTTATCTTCACTTCCTTCCCGTGAGGTTCTGCTTGCCCAGGTGCTTTCAGCAATGAATGGTGTCCCCACTGCACTGGTAGGTGTATTAAGTGCATTACCAAGGCAGTTATTGAATGTATTACAGGCAATAAAAGACCAAAAAGAGGCTGCCTGA